The Leptospira johnsonii genome window below encodes:
- a CDS encoding SRP-less Sec system protein, which translates to MNKVLCLLLSISLVLPIFGQDGEEIDFLDKVSEPKKTTTSSKKTPLAKASRKKKVKKNVGRKKKVVESKETEQKESEPKKKVDPEIAPEDPTQGKNSGDPNGPNETTERNLNKEVSNPEVSAEIQKPYWLNEETTLSPRNLPGYNASASSLPKEDISIREKLGEILKLGDDKKKEEEKRKAAEQKEQGAIAGFFSEHKKAIIIIAIILAFALYQFRAKGARVTRRSPVTINKVRRD; encoded by the coding sequence ATGAATAAAGTCCTATGCCTCCTTCTTTCCATCTCTTTGGTCCTTCCGATTTTCGGACAGGACGGAGAAGAAATCGATTTTTTGGATAAGGTTTCCGAACCTAAGAAAACTACCACTTCTTCCAAAAAAACTCCCCTTGCAAAAGCTTCTAGAAAGAAAAAAGTAAAGAAGAATGTAGGCAGAAAGAAGAAGGTCGTCGAGTCCAAAGAGACCGAGCAGAAAGAATCCGAGCCTAAGAAAAAAGTAGATCCGGAAATCGCACCAGAAGATCCTACTCAGGGAAAAAATTCAGGAGATCCTAACGGACCGAATGAAACCACTGAGAGAAATCTAAACAAAGAAGTTTCTAATCCGGAAGTTTCGGCTGAGATCCAAAAGCCGTACTGGTTGAATGAAGAAACAACTTTAAGTCCGAGAAATCTACCTGGTTATAACGCTAGCGCTTCTTCTTTACCTAAAGAAGATATTTCTATTCGTGAGAAGTTGGGAGAGATCCTAAAACTCGGAGACGATAAGAAAAAAGAAGAAGAGAAAAGAAAGGCTGCGGAACAAAAAGAGCAGGGAGCCATTGCCGGTTTTTTCTCTGAACATAAAAAGGCGATCATTATTATCGCAATCATACTTGCTTTTGCTTTATATCAATTCAGAGCGAAAGGCGCACGCGTCACTCGGCGTTCCCCTGTGACCATCAACAAAGTGAGAAGAGACTAG
- the yajC gene encoding preprotein translocase subunit YajC — MLSNLQNLFLLAQADPAGAQGGGFNTLLFIPILFIILYFIVIRPQRNEEKKRKTMIESLQKGDVVITSSGIHGKVVEFKDNNESVVLAIAKDTNVTFNSSTILRKKEKEKEA; from the coding sequence ATGCTCAGTAATCTTCAAAATTTATTCTTATTAGCTCAAGCGGATCCGGCAGGAGCTCAGGGTGGCGGATTTAACACTCTATTATTCATCCCGATCCTATTTATCATTCTGTATTTTATCGTGATCCGTCCTCAAAGAAACGAGGAAAAGAAAAGAAAAACAATGATCGAGAGCCTACAAAAAGGCGATGTGGTCATCACTTCTTCCGGGATCCATGGCAAGGTGGTGGAATTTAAGGACAATAACGAGTCTGTGGTCCTGGCAATCGCTAAAGACACCAATGTTACCTTCAATTCCAGCACGATTTTAAGAAAGAAAGAAAAAGAGAAAGAGGCGTAA
- the trpD gene encoding anthranilate phosphoribosyltransferase, protein MEIRQAIIKVLEKKNLTVSEAEASINSVMKGEVSEILLSSFLTAMRAKGETVDELLGFCLALRRNALKPKTVFPFDMLDTCGTGGDGKGTVNISTLSAIVLSSLGIKVAKHGNRSVSSHTGSSDILGRLGYNTEKTQEEVESHLVDNGFAFLFAPMWHPSMKFAGPVRKELGFRTLFNMIGPLSNPFSPQYQIIGVYEPELTETFIRVLQGLGLRRALVCHSRDGLDEFSIFEKTDYTLLEDGVISRKDFDPKELGVKDLNPAEVFTSGPDQAESLARKILAGEKIAGTHAVALNAGAGLFTLGKAPSILDGYKIALEQLASGKTGAFFQNLITKG, encoded by the coding sequence ATGGAAATTAGACAAGCTATCATCAAAGTTTTAGAAAAAAAGAATCTTACAGTTTCGGAAGCGGAAGCCTCGATCAATTCCGTAATGAAAGGAGAAGTGTCGGAGATCCTACTTTCTTCTTTTTTGACCGCAATGAGAGCAAAGGGAGAAACCGTAGACGAGCTACTTGGTTTCTGTCTGGCGCTTCGCCGAAATGCGCTTAAGCCTAAAACAGTTTTTCCATTCGATATGCTGGACACCTGCGGAACAGGCGGGGATGGAAAAGGAACAGTAAATATCTCCACACTTTCTGCAATTGTACTTTCTTCTTTAGGGATCAAGGTAGCAAAACATGGAAACCGTTCTGTTTCTTCTCATACCGGTTCTAGCGATATTCTAGGAAGATTAGGTTATAATACGGAGAAGACCCAAGAAGAAGTGGAATCCCATCTGGTCGATAACGGATTTGCTTTCTTATTTGCTCCTATGTGGCATCCATCCATGAAGTTTGCAGGACCTGTTCGTAAAGAATTGGGATTTAGGACCTTATTCAATATGATCGGACCTCTAAGTAATCCGTTCTCTCCTCAATACCAGATCATTGGAGTGTACGAACCTGAATTGACGGAAACTTTTATCAGAGTTCTGCAAGGTTTGGGTTTGAGAAGAGCCTTAGTATGTCATTCTAGAGACGGCTTGGACGAATTCTCCATTTTCGAAAAAACGGATTATACTCTATTGGAAGACGGAGTCATCTCCAGAAAAGACTTCGATCCTAAAGAATTGGGCGTAAAAGATCTGAATCCTGCGGAAGTATTTACCAGTGGACCGGACCAAGCAGAGTCCTTGGCAAGAAAAATCCTGGCAGGGGAGAAGATTGCAGGCACTCACGCAGTTGCCTTAAATGCGGGAGCAGGGCTTTTCACCTTGGGAAAGGCTCCTTCTATCCTAGATGGTTACAAAATCGCATTAGAACAGTTGGCTTCCGGAAAAACAGGCGCCTTCTTTCAAAATTTAATTACCAAGGGATAA
- the pgsA gene encoding CDP-diacylglycerol--glycerol-3-phosphate 3-phosphatidyltransferase gives MNPNINLPNALTILRVASLPFFIWFLYQKEQAYHIAALVLFSIASITDFIDGYLARKWKQETEFGKFLDPLADKIIVVGCFTTFIFLHEQIELWMVILIIGRDMLITTLRYLAIRLGKSIRTTMLGKVKTAFQMGAIILILIFFILVSSNKRILINEVYQSGKLAGMTVFGIASENAVAFVKVWKENGAPGWNELVFGLGGFVPYFGMLLTTLITVLSGIRYLISNREVIRYSSIRRAFGKNGN, from the coding sequence TTGAATCCGAATATAAACTTACCTAATGCTCTTACAATACTAAGAGTTGCCTCTTTACCTTTTTTTATCTGGTTTTTGTACCAAAAAGAACAGGCGTATCATATCGCCGCTCTGGTCTTGTTTTCTATAGCTTCTATTACGGATTTTATAGACGGGTATTTGGCCAGAAAATGGAAACAAGAGACCGAGTTCGGAAAATTCCTGGATCCACTCGCTGATAAGATCATTGTAGTAGGTTGTTTTACTACATTCATTTTTCTGCATGAACAAATAGAACTTTGGATGGTCATTCTGATCATCGGAAGGGATATGCTGATCACAACCTTACGCTATCTTGCGATCCGTTTGGGAAAATCCATCAGAACCACCATGCTTGGAAAGGTAAAGACCGCCTTCCAGATGGGAGCTATTATCCTAATTTTGATCTTCTTCATATTAGTTTCTTCGAATAAAAGGATACTGATCAACGAGGTCTACCAGAGTGGCAAGCTTGCCGGTATGACCGTTTTTGGGATCGCTTCCGAAAACGCAGTTGCCTTCGTGAAGGTTTGGAAGGAAAACGGTGCCCCCGGCTGGAACGAATTGGTGTTTGGATTGGGTGGATTCGTTCCTTATTTCGGAATGCTTTTGACCACTCTGATCACTGTGCTTTCCGGAATACGTTATTTGATCTCAAACAGGGAAGTGATCCGTTACAGCTCTATTCGGAGGGCATTCGGTAAAAATGGAAATTAG
- the rimO gene encoding 30S ribosomal protein S12 methylthiotransferase RimO, with amino-acid sequence MDKKFYITTLGCPKNTVDSMSMHHSLLEEGFLPATKPEESDFHLINTCTFIRSATEETIQTILGAAHAKKQEGQKLVVVGCFAERYPKDISAEIPEVDLVFGTGKYSQAGKIIKEAFRRDLSSPAKIEFNSDIVERMKLSPEIENYSKPYAYVKVSDGCNRGCAFCIIPSLRGKFVDSPLDEILKDTKRAIAAGAKEICLVSQDTVYYGKDSDKLLDMIKAVSEVDNLEILRLLYLYPDKKTEKILRLMGEIPKIAPYLESPLQHVSERVLKNMNRSGGYSQFRDLYSLARDVRPDLEIRTSFILGFPGETGEDVDEILRFVEETRPEKLNLFSYSPQEGTKGADLTQTVSDKEKAKRINLIRDAHLKILQEIHESRIGKTYTAIVDGLEGNTAIVRRLQDAPEIDEVVYVEDPSLKPGTIGKVKIESFYEYDMMGTWLET; translated from the coding sequence TTGGATAAAAAGTTCTACATCACCACTCTTGGATGTCCCAAAAATACCGTGGACTCCATGAGCATGCACCATTCCCTTTTGGAAGAAGGTTTTCTTCCGGCTACAAAACCGGAAGAGTCCGATTTCCATCTGATCAATACCTGTACTTTTATCCGCTCCGCAACAGAAGAAACCATCCAGACCATACTTGGCGCGGCCCACGCTAAAAAGCAAGAGGGCCAGAAACTAGTCGTTGTAGGATGTTTTGCAGAAAGATATCCTAAGGATATTTCCGCAGAAATCCCGGAAGTGGATCTGGTTTTTGGGACTGGAAAATATTCCCAAGCTGGAAAGATCATTAAAGAAGCTTTCCGTAGAGATCTTTCTTCTCCCGCTAAGATCGAATTCAATTCTGATATCGTGGAGAGAATGAAACTTTCTCCTGAGATTGAAAACTATTCCAAACCTTACGCCTATGTGAAAGTTTCAGATGGTTGTAATAGAGGTTGTGCTTTCTGTATCATCCCTTCTCTTCGCGGAAAATTTGTGGATTCTCCTTTGGATGAGATCCTGAAAGATACAAAAAGAGCGATTGCGGCCGGCGCAAAAGAAATCTGTCTAGTTTCCCAGGATACTGTGTATTACGGGAAGGACTCTGACAAACTTCTAGATATGATCAAAGCAGTCTCAGAAGTAGATAACCTGGAAATATTAAGATTATTATATTTATATCCTGATAAGAAAACTGAAAAGATCCTGAGACTTATGGGAGAAATTCCTAAGATTGCTCCTTATTTGGAATCTCCACTCCAACATGTTTCCGAAAGAGTATTAAAAAACATGAATAGAAGCGGTGGATATTCCCAATTTAGGGATCTATATTCTCTCGCTAGAGACGTAAGACCTGATCTGGAGATCAGAACATCTTTCATCTTAGGATTTCCTGGCGAAACCGGAGAGGATGTGGATGAGATCTTAAGATTTGTAGAAGAGACTCGTCCGGAAAAACTGAATTTATTCTCTTATTCTCCACAAGAAGGAACAAAGGGTGCGGATCTGACCCAAACTGTTTCCGATAAGGAGAAGGCGAAAAGGATCAATCTGATCCGAGACGCTCATTTGAAAATCCTCCAAGAGATCCACGAGTCCAGGATAGGCAAAACTTATACTGCGATTGTAGATGGACTGGAAGGAAATACAGCAATTGTCAGACGATTGCAAGACGCTCCCGAGATAGACGAAGTGGTTTATGTGGAAGATCCTTCCTTGAAACCGGGAACAATCGGAAAAGTGAAAATCGAATCCTTCTACGAATACGACATGATGGGAACTTGGTTGGAAACTTGA
- a CDS encoding helix-turn-helix domain-containing protein yields the protein MNQKRVGQILREAREEKKLTVKDVSKDTNISVKYILALETEDYAQFPGETFTIGFLKNYGSYLKLDTGMLINLYRGEKIEESQAPLEELTKPTSSFYYDLNFDKNKLITAISVLMVAIAAVLLYTFIDGSSSGDDVAEESGRRLEIPENIDFINRSVPETRPESFILTANQGVSFSASNQQCKLFISSVEQGSDTNTAVLAFNVYPELTVYKFRLSEGQEKVLSYSIPEISSLRRSIRIAAQSVTGSSAKVLVSLSEEERQGGTTVQPNPQGEDSTKTLGDVPIQVTLFFSKPSYAEFIIDGQMGFRGLVQGGENKALEAKDRLEIKVGDGSAVEMIQNGKPKVVLGRPGKLVKKVYIKTPNPYDSTQFIIKELGE from the coding sequence TTGAATCAGAAGCGAGTAGGGCAAATCCTTAGAGAGGCTAGGGAAGAAAAAAAGCTCACTGTAAAGGACGTATCCAAGGATACGAATATTTCCGTTAAGTACATTCTTGCATTGGAGACAGAGGACTATGCTCAGTTTCCGGGAGAAACTTTTACCATAGGGTTTCTAAAAAACTATGGTAGTTACTTAAAATTAGATACGGGGATGCTGATCAATTTATACAGAGGGGAGAAGATAGAAGAATCCCAGGCTCCTTTGGAAGAGTTGACCAAACCTACTTCCAGCTTTTATTATGATCTAAATTTCGATAAGAACAAACTGATCACCGCGATCTCAGTTCTGATGGTAGCAATTGCTGCGGTTCTACTCTATACCTTTATTGACGGATCTTCTTCCGGTGACGATGTAGCTGAAGAAAGTGGAAGAAGGTTGGAGATCCCTGAAAATATTGATTTCATCAATCGTTCCGTTCCTGAGACGAGACCTGAAAGTTTTATCTTAACTGCGAACCAAGGTGTGAGTTTTAGTGCGTCTAATCAGCAGTGTAAACTTTTCATTTCTTCCGTGGAACAAGGGTCTGATACAAATACTGCAGTTCTTGCTTTTAATGTGTATCCTGAGCTAACTGTTTATAAGTTCAGATTATCCGAAGGACAGGAAAAAGTTCTCAGCTATTCTATTCCGGAGATCTCTTCTTTACGTAGAAGTATCCGAATTGCCGCTCAAAGTGTTACTGGAAGTTCTGCAAAGGTTTTAGTTTCCTTAAGCGAAGAAGAAAGACAAGGTGGCACTACGGTTCAGCCCAATCCTCAGGGAGAGGATTCCACCAAAACTTTAGGTGATGTTCCGATCCAAGTTACATTATTTTTCTCTAAACCAAGCTATGCAGAGTTCATCATAGACGGTCAGATGGGATTTAGAGGTCTTGTACAAGGTGGAGAGAACAAAGCTCTAGAAGCGAAAGATCGTCTGGAGATCAAAGTAGGAGACGGTTCCGCAGTGGAGATGATCCAAAACGGAAAACCGAAAGTGGTCTTAGGACGCCCCGGAAAATTAGTGAAGAAAGTTTATATAAAAACACCAAACCCTTACGATAGCACACAGTTTATCATTAAGGAGTTGGGCGAGTAA